aaaaacaactgtTCATTTTTCTGAATCTCACCTTTAACAACGGAAACTTGCGACTGAGTGTACTTTGGACGTAAAAAATGAGTTTAGTGTCAATTTCTGTGGGGATGGAAATGAATTGGTCGCAAAGTCTAGGGGCgtaaatttaaatcgaaaaATCGGAAAATCGAAccgaaccggactggaccggttgcTCCGATTTtgaaccagtccggtccggaaccggttcctatattaagAAAATCGGCcagaaccggtccggttttggttTCGATTCCGGAAACttcctatattaaaaaaatcggtcagaaccggtccggtttcggtttcggttccgtagttttcggaaccggaccggttgaaaaaaatacatatataaaaattaattttatatattatacaaaatatttatatatataagttttatatataatatataattacatattaaatttttatatataatatataattatatatcatatatgaaataattttatattataatttataaattataacataaaattttaatcttaaatatgaacatttgtaatttttttgatcatatgttattaatataattatatataagataattttattataatttataaaataaaagtttaatcttaaagatgaaaatttaattgatcatatgctttaaacgtaatatatatgtatattaaattattaataacattttattataagaagtaataatttattatatattttttacattttaaaaaaatcgaaaaacaggaccggaccggaccggaaaccggtaaaaccggatgtaccggtttaggagggtagccggggcgtaatcggttttgaaaaataaaaaaccggtacataccggttcggttctagattttgtccaaaaccggaccggttacacccctagcaaAGTCCCTATATTCTTGTAGTGCTTAAGGCAATTTATATGacattaagatgagatgaaatgagattaagagtgtaatcggtccggtacggtctgattttgtatattttttataaccaaaTTGTATATAcggattttgaaaatttaagaaccgataccAGACCGATTCACTATTAAAAGTCAAAACCAGTTTTTTTCGATTTCAGTTAAGTCTAGTTTTTTCGATTTTACGGattatctatgttagtaataatatgatattcaCATAcactaaactattagtctatttatattatagtataaatacattatatatatatcaaaagtaaatttatattaataacttaatattaatgctTATGttcaagattaaaatttatatgttatatcaaatgttatattaaaaattataagattaattttatgttatataacatgttattttaattttattttataagaataatatacttgaataataagattagaatcctatgttatattaattagtaatttagcatataatatatatatatatttatatataatataatacaaaaatgatatataataaaaaaaaagtataaatatataccGGCGGCCCAGTTTGGTTTAAaccgattttcaaaatatgaaaatcaatacCGTACTGGTTTAGGACCGGTTTCTATTCTTAAGAACTGATACCACACCGGACTACTTACAAACTGGACCTGGGTTCGGTCAAGTCCGGTCTGGTTCAACTggtttattagttttttttttttacacccctagataGGATGACTTGGGAGGACTTTGTTATCCAAACCTgtctttataattttagacaAAATAAAAACGATAGCATGAATTTCTTGAATAGTattaaatgttcaataaatattttgatatgtattttatacatatatcccacgaaaaagaaaaaggtccCCCGAACTTGATCCCTACAGGCCCTAGTGATGAACGGTAGACCACGTAAAAAAATCCGAAACACATTCAGAAAATCTATTAAAAACCTAGAGTCGCAAGAATTTTCAGCCCcgaaaatatttattgagaaaGCATAACATGAGCTTGCTATttagagcactggcattggacTCAAGTCCAatgtttaaaatttgatgaatctCGCTCAAAACACACTGCATTGAATTCACCTTTTATGTAAATGTGAAACTTTCAACTACAATGGAGTCCCTTTTATCACCAAACTTGATGAACTACTATTCAACATCTATCGCGTTATTTTATTACGAAAATAATCTTTTGCACGCAAAGTTCTTTCTTCCCTCTCTATTCTGCTTTCTTCCTCTACCCCGAAATCCCCAATTCTCTTTTCaattcctctccctttcttttttcctctcctctccctttctttcttcttgaaaTCCCTTTTAGATTCTGGTCTGGTCTGGTCTAGGTTCTTGCAGTCTTTAGCGCAGTCGTTGGTTCTTGGTTGGAGTTCTTTGTGAATTTTCGGCACCATCTGCATGTCTCTTGTGATTTTTGGTGCTGATTTTTCTCGAGTTCTTTGAGTCCTCTGGATTTTGGCGCCTATTTCTAGTTTAGGTTTCATTGGTTTGGGTTTTCGGCGCCATCTTCTCAATAGTACCAGAGATGCCGAAAGGAAGGGATTCACCAAAACATGGAATTCAGTCATGGCGGTTGCAAACGAAGAGCTGGTGGAGATATTCAAGGCGAGGACTGACAAGAGGGAGTACAGAAGGCCCGTCCTCAAGAACTCCCTTGAGGTCCTCGAGTTATTTTACTATTAGTTTCGGTGCTACTTGCTTTACTGCAAATTTGCAATGTGGCTCTGTAAGTTTTTTCCATGGCCTTGTTCTTTAAATAAATACCCAcagatattttttgtataattttttttttgataagtaccaAATCAAAATGGCAAGGACGATGACTATCAATTGCTTGTTGGAAAACATGGGTGGCCAGTGGATCGGACCGAAGACAAACTTGGTCTTCGATTCGATGAACTCGGACATCGATTCGACGAGTCTGGAGAAGTCTCACTGGTCCATCTGATGGGATTCTTTGGGGTTTTGGTGCGGAGCGATGAGGAGGATGTGAGGGAGGGCATTGACGCCGAAGAGGCCAAAGCTAGACTGTGACTCTTTGAATTTGAGGTCGCAGAAGAAGAGCTTGGCATGGGAAGGCGACTCGGGGTcctggttgttggttatgaagGAGTTGGCAAGGAGGGCGAACTCGCTGTGGAGGGTCTTGAGATGGAGCTCTGTCTTGTCATGGAGCTGGGTGGCGTCGAAGAAGATGACGAGCCAATAGGgtgatattttttgtataattgaaAGCTGTTCAACGAATGCTCGTAGCTTCTAATGTGAAATTGAAGATAATGAACTCGTACTACATGTGCACATTGCTCTGTTTTGGGTATATGTCACTTACAATAGAAGGATTTTGTTTATATACGGATTAACTTAGCaaatattgaaattttgaattgggTATATGTCACTTGTATATGTCTGTGTTTGCTGCTCAGGTTTGCTCAGTtctttattaaacttttgatgtCAGCTGATGCTAGTACGAGGGAAATCAAAGCTGTTGATTCTGGTAAGTGTTATTTTCTAAATCTTGGCTAACATTTGCAATGCGGTTCATCTTAGACCTTTATGTTTCTCTGTCTCTGTGTTTGTCTCTTTCTCTTAGAGAATCAAAAGAACTTATTGTCAGATATTTGGAAAATGAACCAGGTATTGGTTACTGTCCTTTCTATGCATATTTTATAAGTGCAATACGCTTAATGTACTAATCTTGCTTGCTCTCCTCGATCCGATTTGTTGTCAATTGAAGAATTGTTGTTTCTGTGCTTATTAGAGTGACTGAGGAAATGGTAGTAGATCCTAACTTAAGTGGGGCCTTCTATCTAATATGATGAGCTATATAAATTCATGCTTAATATATTAGCATAATATGTTTGTTGGATGAAAGAATTGTAAATGTGTTTGTTAGtttaataaattctatatatgaTTGTTAGGTAGAAGAAGGGTTGtcaaaatgtgtttgttagataattaggttgaggaaaaaaattaattgagaaataataatttaagtatcaaattaaattattaattaatatatggttagtgtaattgtaaaatatgaaagaaaaataaaaaatattattattaaaaaaataatattatattattattttgataaatccaatagctaatccaatgttGAGTTATGGATAAAGAGATTTTAGATATATggaaaacatgtacttttcatcaaaatttgaatatgaatttgatgaatccaatgctaGTACTCTTAGTCTTTAGATAAATTCTTATCTACCAAATTGAAAAGAGAAACATTTTAGCCCAATAAGATTGTATATAAAGAAGCTCACAAACTAATGTTGGTTTGACGTAATACgctaaattgtaaaattattttattataaattaaatataaagaattatataaatttatgccggtttgtaaatttgtttttataaaaaaaaaattaagtctgTAACACTTCTCGCATAtgaaaaaagaacaagagagCTAAGAGCACTATCATTAGCTTAGTTAAATGCCAGTGAAAGACATATTTTGAAGATTGTCGGCCACTAAATTTCTACAACATTGGATTAGTTAAGCATAATTCATTTGAAAGATGAGCTGCAATAAATTCATCTctaaagtcatatatatataaagggaaCTATAGCATCttcattctaatattttattatttcttgtgttttctttttctttttctctagtATAACTTCATCCCTAGAATTATGatgtatttttctattattaattatatttttataaaataatattaatcatctttatttcaatattttttaaaatataatgaaattatttttagcatctatctataatcatgcaaaaattataataatatgagaaaatatgaataaaatttttattaattatttataaagtacaaaataatgcaataatcttatcttataacaaattataatataagtaatgttCACCTATAtgatttaattaaagaaatattaataataaaaaataataatatatttattattatagagagtgtgatgactaatttaatatagacttgaaattttgaataattgattaaaaataaaaaagttttatattaatcaaattttggagGTTGGGATGACTAATCGAATACCAATACTTAGAGCTAAGactgaaagaaagaaagggattAAAGTGAGTCAACCACAGTGGCTTTCGtccaaaatgtacaaaattaaaACTATTGCTCTTCCCATTCTCCTcgataaaaattacaatattcagccaaaacaaaaaaaaaaagttttgctattcaaatttttatactcatattttatttttaattttttttaaaaaatatttttaattttattcttcttaaactaattgaattattctattcgTCATCTATATTcatacatttggtaagagaaaaaatatagagataatgaatagaatttttcaaaaaatgaatacTAGAAAACAAACACATGTATgtgatataaaatttaaaaattattattaaaagtaCTTATTGTAGTTCCCGGTGACAGACTTAAGACTAGAGTTGTACAGAAAGATCGACCATCTGTAGTATCCAATTAAAGATAAGAGAGTGGATTTGTCGAAAGGTAAGCTTCCACTACTTTGTACATCTCTGTTGCTCTTTCTTTGCCAAACTCTATATCTTCAACCTTGAACTCAAGTTCTTGATCTGAATAATACTTACTCAACATCTTACAAATGCAGCCTCCATGATCAGCCACAAACTTCACCTCGTATTCGATGGATTTGAGCTTCTCTCCCAACACATCTCCTTCAGTTATAGTGTACCTGCACCTGAAATTCTCCATATCCAGCTCATCAACCCGGTACTTTGcatatttgaaatgaatgcCTGGCCCTGCGcgcatattatattattacagATAAATTAAACGTAACAGGAATTAGTTAAAAATAGCAGTAGATCATGTTACTAACCTTGAGCGAAGTTAATCTGTTTGATACTTCCAACACCTCCATCTCCTTCTAtaatgtcaatgctcttaaTGTAGTGAGGCAGTAGCTTGGGGAAAAGGTTGCATGAATCCAATATCAAGGCCTTGAATAATCTGTCCGGATCAATTGGTGACTCAAACTCTTGTAGAAAACTTATGACGCCCATGATCTTTTCTGGTAGATGAGAACAAAGTTGGGTCGAGACTCGAGAGTGTTTTACTGAAGATGAGGATGGTCATCTGCAGAATTTATTGTGTATGGAGGGATAAGATGCGATGAGAAGTGGAATTCAGCTGcacatttttttcctcttctggCGGCCTGAATCCAGACAGAGTGGCATATTCCAAGCTGTGGGACCCCTTTCTTAACTAAAGTCCAAACTGCTAGCTTTGGAACCCATTAGCATATTGGTCTAGAAACTGGGCAGAGTCGCATGAATGTCTCTTTTATTCAAGTGCACTTGCACACATTTTCTGATAGTCAGCCCATCAATCGCGTGCTACGTACCGACAGATGCCaagtaaaattttatcattcatcatcctcacatactatacataatatttttttaaatttattttaattttattttttttaaactaattgaattcttttactttataatttatataccgTACATTTagtaagatataaaaaaaaaaaaatatgttatgtagtatgtgaagatgataaatataatttttcaccCAAGAAACATGTTTTCTTTTACcaaaaattagaaattgaaCTCTACCCCTCCTTAAAaaaggaaattagaaaaaatacctaaaaaatctctctttcaaactagtattatttttttcttttcattttgtttaaactgataaatattttatatttgagtgatgtttgagaatgaaatatatgaaaatattttagaataccttaatatccaaactaattaattttgaagTATTGTTGGAGGCCTTCTTTTGTTTTGACTACtattattttaacattatttctCACATGttacgtaaaatatttaataatatgaaaTCGAGTCATGTAGAATTAGGGTTCAAACTAAAATCTCTGCTCTAATATCATGTGAGACTATCACTTATCTTAAAAGATTAAACTGAtagaaagagatagattttattatttatttatatcttgGTAAttccaaaaaaaggaaattgaaaGCTACTTTATTCATTCATGATCTATTACATGCATCTCAAGCGAAAGCCAACAATACAGCACCATTAGTCGAGTCAATACCAGGCTTCTTATTACCAAGCAAAGGGCATTCTGCCAAGAAACTACaggacaaaatgaaaaaaaaaatatataacactTGGGGAGGGACTCGGCAGgcagaaaacaaaatttaagcATAGATATTGGGATTGGCAAGGAGGTATTTCTCGACAACCTTGTACAACCCAAGGGTCTTGTCTTTGCCATCCTTGATATTTTCTTCCTTGATCACGAACTCACCCTTTGTGTGATAGTGATTTGTCATCTTGCACGCGCTACCTGAGCCTGAGCCTGAGCCTGATGCCTCCATCTTCACCTCGCAAGAAATCAGTTGCAGCTTGTCACCCAAAACGTCTCCTTCAATCAAAGTGTACTTGCACATAAGGTTGTCAACATCAAGGTCATCGATCTTGTGCTTTAAGTATTTGAAGTGACTCCCTGCAACAAACATATTCATTACTAAGCCACAACATGCAATTAATTTCCGTTGCTTGCTTTTGATGCTGTGAAATACTCTTTGATaccaattaattatttaagagaATGCAGGGTGCTGAAGTACTAACACATTACCCTCGGGGAAGTTGGTTTGCTTGATGCTACCAACACCACCATCGCCTTGACTGAACTCGATGCTCTTGATGGACTGGGGCACAAGCTTGGGGACGAGGTTGTGAGAGTGGAGGATTAAGGCCTTGAACAACATAGCCGGCGAGACTGAAGTGCTGAACTCCTGGGTAAATGTGGTGACAACCCATCTTTGCCTAGAAAtaggatattatatataggatGGAGAAGATATTGATCAACTGAGTTTAGATTTGAAAGTTGTGGATTTGTGACTAAGAAGAGTGGTGTCGGTTTATATAGAGTGAGATCAGTAGCATATGTGCATGTCAGGACTCGAGGGGAAATAGTTTTGTTCTTCGGGGACAAAGTTCAAAGGTTTTATTACAGCGCACTCCTTTGCAGAACATTGCTTTCGGCCTTCCAGATATTTGACCTTTTTAAGCCTACCCAGATACGTTGTGTCCTGAAATATTTGAAACCAAatccaacttcttcttcttcttttttttttcccccctttaGAAAAAGTATAATTCAAACATTCTTTGTattaaaataaggaaaatattcTAGTCATAAAGTTATTACATAAATGTAGTctcataaattgacgtaatttatTGTGgtatgtcagattataaagttatttttattataaattagatctaacagatcagatGAAGCCACATTAATTtgcaaaattaattttgtataatctattaaTGACATAGCACTTcttgtaaatgtaatttatgtttggCTAGGATTAAATGAGTCTGTATTTAATTCGAATTATGGataaatgtaattttaaataggATTCTAGGATTGCATCCGATAAGAATGAGTATTTGTCCGATAATGATAAGTGCTTGAATTATAACTCTTATCAAATCttgattatattataaaataagagtctACAAAAGCCATATGTATGTTTGAGTGTAAAAGTTAGTTAAAGAGATAAATATACAAGTTTTATTGAAGAAACTAAAGCTCATTTGAACTCGACGCAATATAGAAAAAGTGATCCAATCCTAGATGTTAGCAAATAGTGAGCAACGTATCTGACTAAAATTCTGGATAAACCTGTCAGCAAAGTCCTTCTCCCAATCAATTACAGCATTGCCTATTTGTAGAGAAGTCAGCTGAGGGTTTCAACAAACTTCAACAACatatattcacaaatattaAGAGCTTGAAGATCTGAGTAGAATTTCAAGAGATCATGCACGAGAAAATTCTTGAGAGAGATTTTCCAAAAAGCTCAGTTCATGGGATTGAGTGAGAGTATACTCCAAGGGAGAGTTGCCGTGTTCGAATTCAACCACTGAAGGTTCTAGTAGGAAATATAAAGATTGGAGTATCAAAGATTCTGACTACCTATCACCGCATTTTACTATGTaagatttcaataaaaataaaaaataaaaaagaatatatagtaaaacctctgtctccctctctccaacaaattcaaagaaatgaataaaaaaaatcagaaatcgGCCGACCAACCCTGTCCAAGTTTCTATTTGCGCATACTATttctacatacataatcataatttctaaatttaaatatgatgcggaatgacaaaatagtatgctatgctagatgacatgtttgcatatgacatgagtggtgcaaaaataattggttggaAATGAACTAgcttgaatactaattatctataaactgaactgtgatAATCCTAAACTtttgatcaaattacttacctcgctgcgtttcttcttgaaCAACATTTCGTAACTTGATACCTATATGAagtaataactatcactaaatttatttggaaacacataagtactaatatcttacttaattaaatccacaatctaaaagatagtgttaaacatctcaataaatcctagtatctaaattacttaaaatacttatttataatttagatgaatactcgaactatttttaaataattcataaacttaaattcttaaactaagttttatttcttaacataattattaaatcttataagaaacctaataaattctattaaatattcttaacatcataatttcattaaattcttaacgtaataattttattaaattatactaaatagacaaaggaatattaacaaaatatttgcaaacatccttataaaaatagtctttgactaatatatttacttaagaaaaaactgacttttaaaatgttaagcccaataaaattagtaaactgttgttgaaataaaataaaattaaatacaaattaaaatacaagtccatttaaaataattaggatAGTTTCTGTAAAATAATACAATCTGGCCCATAACATAATATTACTACATAAGCCCAACGAAAGGATAGTCCATCCCCCGCACACAAGGGCCTAAGGCCCAAGGGCCCATCAAAAAGAACCCACGGGTTCTTCAAGAACCGAAACACACGGGCTTAATCACAAGGAaaacagagagtttgagagagagaggttctgCGAAAGGAGAGCTCACCGAGAGATGGCTGAGTGCGACGGCGGCTCCaggtggctgggagtgaccggcgaCGCAACTGGGagttcctatggtggtgcggcaccgagagagagagagagagagagagagagagagagtttagagagagaaactgtaGGACTGAAACAAAAGAGAGGGAAACAGAAGAGGCTGACGGAGGTCGGCTTACCGAAAAGGAGTGGCTGAGCTGGGGATGGGCTGGTCGGCACCTTCTGTGGTGGCTGGGAGGTGGGTCGACGTGGTCTAAGCAGGGTGGAGTTGCTGCGGAAGGAAGTGGGTGGCTCACGGAGTTTCCGAGTTTTCTCCTCTCGTACACGAGGTAAGCCAGATTTATAATGGTAGCTGATAGAGGAAATATAAGGAAAATTCTAGAAGggtagagacgtgcatgtgaaAGAGTAAAGACGTGCGGAGTGGAAATCGTTACTCATTAACAGAGTCGGTTTCCACTAGAATTTGAATTTACAAAGCTAGAGATGAGGCTGAATATAAGGTTAGAATTTCAAATTCGACAGAAAATAGGATGAAACTTACGGGTTGGTGGTTAAAGTGTAAAAAGAGGCTAAAATCGAGAGATAAGGTTCGGTGGaggtagagaaaataaaaaccaaactcTAGTAAATGTAATCTGATACAATTTAGtaatcattattaaaacaaactctaaaaattttcaaataaaattataatagtaattattaaaaataaagtaaatataaattctgataaaactataataaaataaaaatattttctaggaaatttacttatataccctaaaaccaaaactagTATGTTACATATGCTGCGCTTCTTTGAGTCTATCTCCTGTCACTTCAGATTTGTTTACCCTCTCACTTCCTGCCAGATCAACCAGATGCATGCATCCACGAAGAATAGTTCCAGATGTCAAGTTTCCTCCATGAACATGAACATTCAAACAACTGCAAATTGACAATTTATTAGAAGAAACAAATCAGCCTATCTAAAGATATTCCATAGAACCATCAATACAACTATTTATATAGAGAACTATGTTCCTACCTATGAGAGCGACTACTACGATCATTTAAGGCTGTTGCACCCACTGCACGATTCCTTTGTC
This genomic interval from Juglans microcarpa x Juglans regia isolate MS1-56 chromosome 4D, Jm3101_v1.0, whole genome shotgun sequence contains the following:
- the LOC121260226 gene encoding major strawberry allergen Fra a 1-3-like, whose translation is MLFKKKRSELTSLQIGNAVIDWEKDFADRQRWVVTTFTQEFSTSVSPAMLFKALILHSHNLVPKLVPQSIKSIEFSQGDGGVGSIKQTNFPEGSHFKYLKHKIDDLDVDNLMCKYTLIEGDVLGDKLQLISCEVKMEASGSGSGSGSACKMTNHYHTKGEFVIKEENIKDGKDKTLGLYKVVEKYLLANPNIYA
- the LOC121260433 gene encoding major strawberry allergen Fra a 1-3-like; this translates as MGVISFLQEFESPIDPDRLFKALILDSCNLFPKLLPHYIKSIDIIEGDGGVGSIKQINFAQGPGIHFKYAKYRVDELDMENFRCRYTITEGDVLGEKLKSIEYEVKFVADHGGCICKMLSKYYSDQELEFKVEDIEFGKERATEMYKVVEAYLSTNPLSYL